The Hyperolius riggenbachi isolate aHypRig1 chromosome 3, aHypRig1.pri, whole genome shotgun sequence genome window below encodes:
- the ANP32A gene encoding acidic leucine-rich nuclear phosphoprotein 32 family member A isoform X2 produces MDMKKRIHLELRNRTPADVKELVLDNCRSKEGKIEGLTDEFEELEFLSTINVCLSSVANLPKLNKLKKLELSDNNISGGLEVLAEKCPNLTHLNLSGNRIKDLSTIEPLKKLGSLKSLDLFNCEVTNLNEYRENVFKLLPQLTYLDGYDKDDKEAPDSDAEAYVEGLDDDEEEEDDWRLNYTHLQSVCD; encoded by the exons GTGAAGGAGCTTGTGTTGGATAACTGCCGGTCAAAAGAAGGAAAAATAGAAGGGCTCACAGATGAATTTGAAGAACTGGAATTTCTAAGCACAATAAATGTCTGTCTCAGCTCTGTTGCAAATTTACCGAAGCTAAACAAATTGAAAAAG TTGGAGTTGAGCGATAATAACATTTCTGGAGGACTGGAAGTGCTGGCAGAGAAATGTCCGAACCTCACACATCTCAACCTGAGTGGAAACAGAATAAAAGATTTGAGCACAATAGAACCTCTG AAAAAATTAGGAAGCTTAAAGAGCTTAGATCTGTTTAACTGTGAGGTAACCAACCTCAATGAGTATCGAGAAAATGTCTTCAAACTGCTACCCCAGCTCACTTATCTAGATGGATATGACAAAGATGACAAGGAGGCCCCCGATTCTGATGCCGAAGCCTATGTGGAGGGCttagatgatgatgaggaagaagaGGATG ACTGGAGACTAAATTACACACATCTCCAGTCAGTTTGTGACTGA